One Setaria viridis chromosome 3, Setaria_viridis_v4.0, whole genome shotgun sequence DNA window includes the following coding sequences:
- the LOC117847708 gene encoding protein NRT1/ PTR FAMILY 3.1: MATAAPADEDGSPRKTKQGGFKTMPFILANEICDRFATAGFNANLITYLTQQLHLPLVEASNLLTNLNGTAAFTPVLGAIVADSGAGRFWTIAGGGALYLLGMLGLVVSALAPALRPAPCGAAAAAGAPSTCQRANGGQLAMLYLPLLLTALGGGGIRPCVVAFGADQFGQRGRRPGGDQKWSYFNLYFFSMGLAVLLALTVVVYIQENVGWGWGFGIPAIAMFLSVLSFVVGYPLYVKVKPEGSPFKRLLQVVVAAFKKRKEDVPEDAGLLYHNKELDAPIAADGRLLHTDQLRFLDRAAVLTTDDVADSGEPHLWRVSTVHRVEELKSIVRMLPLWAASITLIAAASHNFTFAIQQARTMDRHLTPSFQIPPATMIIFTTLTMLVSLGLYDRVFVPLARRHTGRRSGITYFQRMGAGFAVSVLGVMAGAFVETKRRSVAAEHGLLDSPNAVVPISVFWLVPQYALHGMSDALSTVGHMEFLYDQSPESMRSSAAALFWVAGSLGNYLGTVLVTVVQSASKGVWLQDNINRGRLDYYYWLVTFLLVLNLVYYIVCFHFYTLKTFEVDAGDEAQRPRDGGGEQGGEWQVQPCDGQVGASGKGVGTVGDGEKHMH, from the exons ATGGCGACTGCGGCACCGGCCGATGAGGATGGGTCGCCGAGGAAGACGAAGCAGGGCGGCTTCAAGACAATGCCGTTCATACTAG CGAACGAGATCTGCGACCGCTTCGCCACGGCCGGCTTCAACGCCAACCTGATCACGTACCTGACGCAGCAGCTGCACCTGCCGCTCGTGGAGGCCTCCAACCTGCTCACCAACCTCAACGGCACGGCGGCGTTCACGCCGGTCCTGGGCGCCATCGTCGCCGACTCCGGCGCCGGCCGATTCTGGACCATCGCGGGGGGCGGCGCGCTGTACCTGCTCGGCATGCTGGGCCTCGTCGTGTCCGCGCTCGCCCCCGCGCTCCGCCCCGCGCCgtgcggtgccgccgccgccgccggggcgccCTCGACGTGCCAGCGCGCCAACGGCGGGCAGCTCGCCATGCTGTACCTGCCACTGCTCCTCActgcgctcggcggcggcggcatccgtCCCTGCGTGGTGGCGTTCGGCGCCGACCAGTTCGGCCAGCGCGGGAGGCGCCCCGGCGGCGACCAGAAGTGGAGCTACTTCAACCTCTACTTCTTCAGCATGGGGCTCGCCGTGCTGCTGGCGCTCACGGTGGTGGTGTACATCCAGGAGAACGTGGGGTGGGGCTGGGGGTTCGGCATCCCGGCCATCGCCATGTTCCTCTCCGTGCTCTCGTTCGTGGTCGGCTACCCGCTCTACGTGAAGGTGAAGCCCGAGGGGAGCCCCTTCAAGAGGCTGCTGCAGGTTGTCGTCGCGGCgttcaagaagaggaaggaagacgtgccggaggacgccggcTTGCTGTACCACAACAAGGAGCTGGacgcccccatcgccgccgacgGCAGGCTGCTGCACACCGATCAGCTTAG GTTCTTGGACCGAGCGGCCGTGCTGACGACGGACGACGTCGCCGACTCCGGCGAGCCGCACCTATGGCGCGTGTCGACGGTGCACCGGGTGGAGGAGCTCAAGTCCATCGTCCGCATGCTGCCACTGTGGGCGGCCAGCATCACGCTCATCGCGGCCGCGTCGCACAACTTCACCTTCGCCATCCAGCAGGCGCGCACCATGGACCGCCACCTCACCCCGAGCTTCCAGATCCCGCCGGCAACCATGATCATCTTCACCACGCTCACCATGCTAGTCAGCCTCGGGCTATACGACCGCGTCTTCGtgcccctcgcgcgccgccacaCGGGGCGGCGGTCGGGCATCACCTACTTCCAGCGCATGGGCGCCGGCTTCGCGGTCTCCGTCCTCGGCGTCATGGCCGGCGCGTTCGTCGAGACTAAGCGGCGCAGCGTGGCCGCCGAGCACGGCCTGCTGGACAGCCCCAACGCCGTCGTGCCCATCAGCGTGTTCTGGCTGGTGCCGCAGTACGCGCTCCACGGCATGAGCGACGCGCTCTCGACGGTGGGGCACATGGAATTCCTGTACGACCAGTCGCCTGAGAGCATGcgcagctcggcggcggcgctgttcTGGGTCGCCGGCTCCCTGGGAAACTACCTGGGCACGGTGCTCGTCACGGTGGTGCAGAGCGCCAGCAAAGGGGTGTGGCTCCAGGACAACATCAACAGGGGGAGGCTGGACTACTACTACTGGCTCGTCACCTTCCTCTTGGTGCTCAATCTTGTTTACTACATCGTGTGTTTCCATTTCTACACCTTGAAAACGTTCGAGGTtgacgccggcgacgaggcgcaaCGGCCTCGTGATGGTGGTGGGGAGCAAGGTGGAGAATGGCAGGTACAGCCCTGCGACGGCCAGGTTGGGGCATCAGGGAAAGGTGTGGGAACCGTGGGAGATGGCGAGAAGCACATGCACTAG